The following proteins are encoded in a genomic region of Methylobacterium tardum:
- a CDS encoding acyltransferase family protein, which yields MTPSPVSQRPAASPYGDRSSDAARLDAFKGLFIALIVAGHNHTFEAVAGEARGGLYLVHVAMFLLLPFLRPRSEWSRLGWADGLVRYGWPMVVFCTLYAGLFALFSGRSPGEAVLDVPYAALAMSAPAFERVTGLQILWFLPALIGLRFALKLLGAAAMPSLRLLLVLAFAAHLFVGLLPQAWLQVTPLGWPIVAYMLFPGLVAHALQSGGFRIPLRQVGPALLVAILLAVLYRHAGAVFGASPSAPLFSLGKLEVPSIAEPVRLLAADAAQLIVLFSGLTLCGLAAMQIIFADLGRHSLEIYLFHQPIYIALLTASRKLGIAAGDIGMGLVLFALTLALAFAMARLLAGFPRLRRLLFPHGAPDLRRLSAPRVGAAVPIRARASDTPAGR from the coding sequence ATGACCCCGTCGCCCGTCTCACAGCGTCCGGCGGCCAGCCCGTACGGTGACCGGTCGTCCGATGCAGCGCGGCTCGACGCCTTCAAAGGTCTTTTCATCGCGCTCATCGTGGCCGGGCACAACCACACCTTCGAAGCCGTCGCCGGCGAGGCGCGGGGCGGCCTCTATCTGGTCCACGTGGCGATGTTCCTGCTGCTGCCGTTCCTCCGGCCGCGGAGCGAATGGAGCCGCCTCGGCTGGGCCGACGGCCTGGTCCGCTACGGCTGGCCGATGGTGGTCTTCTGCACCCTTTACGCGGGCCTGTTCGCCCTCTTCAGCGGCCGAAGCCCGGGCGAGGCCGTCCTCGACGTCCCCTACGCTGCCTTGGCGATGAGCGCGCCGGCTTTCGAGCGGGTCACCGGCCTGCAGATTCTCTGGTTCCTGCCGGCCCTGATCGGCCTGCGCTTCGCCCTGAAGCTTCTCGGTGCCGCGGCGATGCCGTCCCTGCGCCTGCTGCTTGTCCTGGCGTTCGCCGCGCACCTGTTTGTCGGACTGCTGCCCCAGGCCTGGCTCCAGGTCACGCCGCTCGGCTGGCCGATCGTCGCCTATATGCTCTTTCCCGGTCTCGTTGCGCACGCGCTTCAGAGCGGCGGGTTCCGCATCCCCCTCCGGCAGGTCGGGCCGGCGCTGCTCGTCGCAATCCTCCTCGCCGTGCTCTACCGCCATGCGGGAGCCGTCTTCGGCGCGTCGCCCTCGGCGCCGCTGTTCTCGCTGGGCAAGCTGGAAGTCCCCTCGATCGCCGAACCGGTCCGGCTGCTCGCGGCGGATGCCGCGCAGCTGATCGTCCTGTTCTCGGGCCTGACCCTGTGCGGGCTCGCGGCGATGCAGATCATCTTCGCGGATCTCGGCCGGCACTCTCTCGAGATCTACCTGTTCCACCAGCCGATCTACATTGCGCTGCTCACCGCGAGCCGGAAGCTCGGCATTGCCGCCGGCGATATCGGCATGGGGCTGGTGCTGTTCGCGCTCACCCTGGCGCTCGCCTTCGCGATGGCCCGCCTCCTGGCCGGCTTCCCCCGGCTGCGGCGCCTGCTGTTTCCGCATGGCGCCCCGGACCTGCGGCGGCTGTCGGCGCCGCGGGTCGGCGCGGCCGTGCCGATCCGCGCCCGCGCGTCCGACACGCCGGCCGGTCGATGA
- a CDS encoding UDP-glucose dehydrogenase family protein — MRITIVGSGYVGLVSGACFADFGHSVVCVDKDADKIAALKAGRMPIYEPGLDALVAENVRQERLIFTTDLAAAASDADAVFIAVGTPSRRGDGFADLSFVHAVAREIAPALRGYTVVCTKSTVPVGTGDEVERIIREVNPAAEVSVASNPEFLREGAAIADFKRPDRIVVGTQDARAEAVMREVYRPLYLNQAPILVTDRRTAELTKYAANAFLAAKITFINEVADLCEAVGADVQQVARGIGLDKRIGPKFLHAGPGYGGSCFPKDTLALVKTAQDAGTPLRLVETVVAVNDQRKRAMARKVIKACGGSVRGKTVALLGLTFKPDTDDMRDAPSLAIVAGLQDAGARIVAYDPEGMAHARTLMPEVTYAEDAYACAEGADALVIVTEWNAFRALDLGRLARIMNAPVMVDLRNIYRSQDVRAKGFSYRGIGTDPGLSQADKA; from the coding sequence ATGAGAATCACGATCGTCGGCTCAGGCTATGTCGGGCTCGTCTCCGGCGCGTGCTTCGCGGATTTCGGCCATAGCGTCGTCTGCGTCGACAAGGATGCCGACAAGATCGCCGCGCTCAAGGCCGGCCGCATGCCGATCTACGAGCCGGGCCTCGACGCGCTGGTCGCAGAGAACGTGCGGCAGGAGCGCCTGATCTTCACCACCGACCTGGCTGCCGCGGCCTCGGACGCCGATGCGGTGTTCATCGCGGTGGGCACGCCCTCGCGGCGCGGAGACGGCTTCGCCGACCTGAGCTTCGTCCACGCGGTCGCCCGGGAAATCGCCCCGGCGCTGCGCGGCTATACGGTGGTCTGCACCAAGTCGACGGTTCCGGTGGGGACGGGCGACGAGGTCGAGCGGATCATCCGGGAGGTCAACCCGGCCGCGGAGGTCTCGGTGGCGTCCAACCCCGAGTTCCTGCGCGAGGGCGCGGCGATCGCCGACTTCAAGCGGCCCGACCGGATCGTGGTCGGCACCCAGGATGCCCGCGCCGAGGCGGTGATGCGCGAGGTCTACCGGCCGCTCTACCTCAACCAGGCGCCGATCCTGGTCACCGACCGGCGCACCGCCGAACTGACCAAGTACGCCGCCAACGCGTTCCTGGCCGCCAAGATCACCTTCATCAACGAGGTCGCCGACCTGTGCGAGGCGGTCGGGGCCGACGTCCAGCAGGTCGCGCGCGGCATCGGCCTGGACAAGCGCATCGGCCCGAAGTTCCTGCATGCCGGGCCGGGCTACGGCGGCTCGTGCTTTCCCAAGGACACGCTGGCGCTGGTCAAGACCGCCCAGGATGCCGGCACGCCGCTGCGGCTGGTCGAGACCGTGGTGGCGGTCAACGACCAGAGGAAGCGCGCCATGGCCCGCAAGGTGATCAAGGCCTGCGGCGGCTCGGTGCGGGGCAAGACGGTGGCGCTGCTCGGGCTGACGTTCAAGCCCGACACCGACGACATGCGCGACGCGCCCTCGCTGGCGATCGTGGCCGGGCTGCAGGATGCCGGCGCGCGGATCGTGGCCTACGATCCGGAGGGCATGGCCCACGCCCGCACGCTGATGCCGGAGGTGACCTACGCCGAGGATGCGTATGCCTGCGCCGAGGGCGCCGACGCCCTGGTCATCGTCACCGAGTGGAACGCCTTCCGGGCGCTCGATCTCGGTCGCCTCGCCCGGATCATGAACGCGCCGGTCATGGTCGATCTGCGCAACATCTACCGCTCTCAGGATGTCCGCGCGAAGGGCTTTTCCTACCGGGGCATTGGGACCGATCCCGGCCTGTCCCAGGCGGACAAGGCGTAG
- a CDS encoding polysaccharide biosynthesis/export family protein: MRQRSARRLGLTVVLATLLVSGQSAADPAAAPTRPGVNAAAAHRMEPGDVLEINVVGTADLKQRVVVGLDGDVQLNLAGSVPAAGLTLQELRGQICTALSRKVLKQRTLDGRDTVQTIEPDDVTVTIAEYRPIYISGDVARPGEIPFRPGILVGQAITLAGGYDIMRFRLSNPFLDTADMKSDYDTLWMDLVREQSRIARLEAELKGQADLGGFDIRGTPLRPAAVQQIIRLEADQMKVRNADYQKERDFFERAIAQSDNNLAVLTEQQKNEKEGADLDTSDYERIRELFQRGAVPITRLTDARRSMLLSSTRALQTQNQIEQVKKEREDARRNLQRTSDKRQMDLTQDLQNSVSKIAALRNKLEAVGDKLVYTGLVKSQLVRGRGGEPDLKISRRSPTGRVRRPARDDTELLPGDVLEVSLEAELVPPVPPQANFSNDRAAPQADQPAAHAEQRDGARGATVAANEPGRSPVRASPDRKPPGERGAGSGAAR; this comes from the coding sequence ATGCGACAGCGCAGCGCGAGACGGCTCGGCCTGACGGTTGTGCTCGCGACCCTGTTGGTCTCCGGGCAGAGCGCGGCCGACCCAGCGGCCGCGCCGACGCGGCCAGGCGTCAACGCGGCGGCGGCCCACCGGATGGAGCCCGGTGACGTTCTCGAGATCAACGTCGTCGGCACGGCCGACCTGAAACAGCGCGTGGTGGTCGGGCTCGACGGCGACGTCCAGCTCAACCTGGCGGGATCGGTCCCGGCGGCGGGCCTGACCCTGCAGGAGCTGCGCGGGCAGATCTGCACGGCGCTGTCGCGGAAGGTGCTCAAGCAGCGCACGCTCGACGGACGGGACACGGTGCAGACGATCGAGCCCGACGATGTGACTGTCACGATCGCGGAGTATCGCCCGATCTACATCAGCGGCGACGTGGCGCGTCCCGGCGAGATCCCGTTCCGCCCGGGCATCCTGGTGGGCCAGGCCATCACCCTGGCCGGCGGCTACGACATCATGCGGTTCCGGCTCAGCAATCCGTTCCTCGATACCGCCGACATGAAGAGCGACTACGACACGCTCTGGATGGATCTGGTGCGCGAGCAGAGCCGCATCGCGCGCCTGGAGGCCGAGCTGAAGGGGCAGGCCGATCTGGGCGGCTTCGACATCCGCGGCACGCCCCTGCGTCCCGCAGCCGTGCAGCAGATCATCCGCCTCGAGGCGGACCAGATGAAGGTCCGCAATGCCGACTACCAGAAAGAGCGCGACTTCTTCGAGCGTGCCATCGCGCAGTCCGACAACAACCTGGCCGTCCTGACGGAGCAGCAGAAGAACGAGAAGGAGGGGGCAGACCTCGACACCTCCGATTACGAGCGGATCCGCGAGCTGTTCCAGCGCGGAGCGGTGCCGATCACCCGGCTGACCGATGCACGGCGCTCCATGCTGCTCTCCTCCACCCGCGCGCTCCAGACGCAGAACCAGATCGAGCAGGTGAAGAAGGAGCGCGAGGATGCCCGGCGCAACCTCCAGCGGACGTCCGACAAGCGCCAGATGGACCTGACGCAGGATCTCCAGAATTCGGTCTCCAAGATCGCGGCGCTGCGCAACAAGCTGGAGGCCGTCGGGGACAAGCTGGTCTATACTGGCCTCGTCAAGTCGCAGCTCGTCCGCGGCAGGGGCGGAGAGCCCGATCTCAAGATCTCGCGGCGCAGCCCGACGGGGCGGGTGCGCCGCCCGGCCCGGGACGATACCGAACTCCTGCCCGGCGACGTGCTCGAAGTGTCGCTGGAAGCCGAGCTGGTCCCGCCCGTCCCCCCTCAGGCGAACTTCTCCAATGACAGGGCGGCTCCGCAGGCCGATCAGCCCGCGGCGCATGCCGAGCAGAGGGACGGCGCCCGCGGCGCCACCGTGGCCGCCAACGAGCCGGGCCGGTCGCCCGTCCGGGCGAGCCCGGACCGCAAGCCGCCGGGCGAGCGCGGCGCCGGCAGCGGAGCCGCCCGGTGA
- a CDS encoding O-antigen ligase family protein: MTAPSLTERAVATGLVLALAGLFSGLTANTPLGSLKPFDILIMLITVPCLASKSLADFKISTGLLLMIVFYLVCTVPSCLENDFLYGLRRAIQVMILVSFGVVLLNVNPAAFTRRHYVLALAVMACIVAVNVVWHVANGYLTDWKRLGDPKSLFIFLPACVGVGIVLKVLPRNALTAAIWALLCVLILMSGERKALPAFFLISLAVYLDLNSLRGFALAVVAGLVVVIAGDIVLDGYVFRRIESIFAGSDARNDPLYILQGGIPASLSDAQRKLGIQVATQLFHDNPIFGSGMESTVNYARSHFSNYPKFLTGVAHNEFWRVLAEHGIFGMTFMLIPMLRTLYLTAMDSITLYRLNGQTTYPRCMLIILVPIAAYMWSEGSGVEMFALIMLVALLPDLMPGIAARAQARTRPESRRTLVALPA; this comes from the coding sequence GTGACGGCACCGTCCCTGACGGAGCGCGCCGTGGCGACCGGCCTCGTGCTGGCGCTCGCCGGGCTCTTCAGCGGGCTCACGGCCAACACGCCGCTGGGCAGCCTGAAGCCGTTCGACATCCTGATCATGCTGATCACGGTGCCCTGCCTCGCGAGCAAGAGCCTGGCGGACTTCAAGATCAGCACGGGCCTGCTCCTGATGATCGTCTTCTATCTTGTCTGCACGGTGCCGAGCTGCCTGGAGAACGACTTCCTCTATGGCCTGCGCCGGGCGATCCAGGTCATGATCCTCGTGTCGTTCGGGGTCGTGCTGTTGAACGTGAACCCCGCCGCGTTCACGCGCCGGCACTACGTCCTCGCCCTCGCCGTCATGGCCTGCATCGTCGCCGTCAACGTCGTGTGGCACGTGGCGAATGGCTATCTCACCGATTGGAAGCGGCTCGGGGACCCGAAGTCACTGTTCATCTTCCTGCCGGCCTGCGTCGGCGTCGGGATCGTGCTCAAGGTCCTCCCGCGCAACGCGCTCACGGCCGCGATCTGGGCGCTCCTGTGCGTGCTCATCCTGATGTCGGGCGAGCGCAAGGCGCTTCCGGCCTTCTTCCTGATCAGCCTGGCCGTCTACCTCGACCTGAACAGCCTGCGCGGCTTCGCGCTGGCGGTCGTCGCCGGCCTCGTCGTCGTCATCGCCGGCGATATCGTGCTCGACGGCTACGTCTTCCGCCGCATCGAGAGCATCTTCGCGGGCTCAGATGCGCGCAACGATCCGCTCTACATCCTCCAGGGCGGGATCCCCGCCTCCCTGAGCGATGCCCAGCGGAAGCTCGGCATCCAGGTCGCGACCCAGCTGTTCCACGACAATCCGATCTTCGGCTCCGGGATGGAATCGACTGTGAATTATGCGCGAAGCCATTTCTCGAACTATCCGAAGTTCCTCACCGGCGTGGCGCACAACGAATTCTGGAGAGTACTGGCTGAGCACGGCATCTTCGGCATGACATTTATGCTGATACCGATGCTGAGAACACTCTATCTGACGGCGATGGACAGCATCACCCTGTACCGCCTGAACGGGCAGACCACCTACCCGCGCTGCATGCTCATCATCCTAGTCCCGATCGCGGCCTACATGTGGTCCGAAGGGTCGGGCGTCGAGATGTTCGCGCTGATCATGCTCGTCGCGCTCCTGCCCGACCTCATGCCGGGGATCGCGGCGCGGGCCCAGGCGCGCACCCGGCCGGAATCCCGTCGCACGCTCGTCGCCTTGCCCGCCTGA
- a CDS encoding AAA family ATPase, with the protein MIVLAVSGVLGLMAGLGVAFLREATDRVVRRPDQIEAATGAECLGLLTEIPAGKALPLPAVTCTGERQIRCTTLIERYSVIEPTSLFTETLRSIRVAIDVESGDQAQIIGITSTLPGEGKSTIALNLARLIAHGGHRVLLIDGDLRRRALTLGVSEAGAPALVEVLRGEVPVSDVLWQCPDTGMHFLPVGAYEGGRHMAELIPASGLAQVLSWTREAFDYVLIDLPPLVPVVDVRAANRLIDRFVLVAEWGQTTQDVIRTELAANRVIRDKLLGVVLNRIDPRFLKQIDANRGSRYGTYLQPSQPELAAQAVPTWRNAIPRMLASLRRGRSAPRRREQRGGAGQAPPAQASSTRHGGEAS; encoded by the coding sequence ATGATCGTCCTGGCCGTGTCGGGCGTGCTGGGTCTGATGGCGGGTCTCGGGGTCGCCTTCCTGCGGGAGGCCACGGACCGGGTGGTCCGCCGTCCGGATCAGATCGAGGCCGCCACCGGGGCCGAGTGCCTCGGCCTGCTGACCGAAATCCCGGCCGGGAAGGCCCTGCCCCTGCCGGCGGTCACCTGCACGGGCGAGCGCCAGATCCGCTGCACCACGCTGATCGAGCGCTACTCGGTGATCGAGCCGACCTCGCTGTTCACCGAGACGCTGCGCTCGATCCGGGTCGCGATCGACGTGGAATCCGGCGACCAGGCACAGATCATCGGCATTACCTCCACGCTGCCCGGCGAGGGCAAGAGCACGATCGCGCTCAACCTCGCCCGGCTGATCGCCCATGGCGGACATCGCGTCCTGCTGATCGACGGCGATCTGCGCCGCCGTGCGCTCACCCTCGGCGTCAGCGAGGCCGGCGCCCCGGCCCTGGTCGAGGTGCTTCGCGGCGAGGTGCCCGTCTCGGACGTGCTCTGGCAGTGCCCCGACACGGGGATGCATTTCCTTCCGGTCGGCGCCTACGAGGGCGGCCGGCACATGGCCGAGCTGATCCCGGCCTCGGGCCTGGCGCAAGTGCTGTCCTGGACGCGCGAGGCGTTCGACTACGTCCTGATCGACCTGCCGCCGCTCGTGCCGGTGGTCGACGTGCGCGCGGCCAACCGGCTGATCGATCGGTTCGTGCTGGTCGCGGAATGGGGGCAGACGACACAGGACGTGATCCGCACCGAACTCGCCGCGAATCGCGTCATCCGCGACAAGCTCCTGGGTGTCGTCCTCAACCGCATCGACCCCCGCTTCCTCAAGCAGATCGACGCGAATCGCGGCAGCCGATACGGCACCTACCTGCAGCCTTCCCAGCCTGAGCTTGCGGCCCAGGCTGTCCCGACATGGCGCAACGCGATCCCGCGGATGCTCGCTTCGCTGCGCCGCGGCCGGTCGGCGCCGCGGCGTCGCGAGCAGCGCGGCGGTGCCGGACAGGCCCCGCCCGCGCAGGCCAGTTCCACCCGGCACGGCGGCGAGGCCTCATGA